A portion of the Ricinus communis isolate WT05 ecotype wild-type chromosome 10, ASM1957865v1, whole genome shotgun sequence genome contains these proteins:
- the LOC8267128 gene encoding non-specific lipid-transfer protein 1, whose protein sequence is MATTTVKLISFLVLCLVVAMPMTTEAITCGQVVSGLSSCLSYLRSGGAVPPACCNGVRGLNSAAKTTADRQQVCECLKSAAAGINLSNASSLPGKCKVNIPYKISPSTDCKSIK, encoded by the exons ATGGCTACTACCACTGTTAAGTTGATTAGctttcttgttttatgcttGGTGGTTGCTATGCCCATGACCACCGAAGCCATAACATGTGGTCAAGTCGTTAGCGGCCTGAGCTCATGCCTTTCCTACCTAAGGAGTGGAGGAGCAGTGCCACCAGCATGCTGCAATGGGGTTAGGGGTCTCAATAGCGCTGCTAAAACCACGGCCGATCGCCAACAGGTTTGCGAGTGCCTGAAATCTGCAGCTGCCGGAATCAACCTTAGTAATGCATCTAGCCTCCCTGGAAAATGTAAAGTTAACATTCCTTACAAGATCAGCCCATCCACTGACTGCAAgag CATCAAGTGA